CTTTGTTGGCGGCTTCCATGATGCCGGGGCCGCCGCCGGAGATCACTGCAAAGCCGGCATCAGACAGCTTGCGGGCAATCTGCGTGGCGAGCTTGTAGTACGGCGAGTTCGGCTTGAGCCGGGCAGAGCCGTAGAGGCTGACGGCCGGGCGGATTTCCGACAGGTACTCGGTCGCCTCGATAAACTCTGCCATAATCGTGAACATCTGCCACGATGCGCGGGCCTTCTTGGCTGTCGCGCGCTCTTGATCTGCGAGTGAACGCAGACTCGGAATCACTTTTCTCTTGGTCATAATGCTTGAAAATCGAAACCTCGAAGGCAAGACCCTGCTATTGGTCGATGGTTCGAGCTATTTATACCGGGCCTACCATGCGATGCCGGATTTGCGCGGGCCGGACGGTGGCCCGACCGGTGCGCTGTACGGTCTCATCAACATGATGAGGCGATTGCGTCGCGACATTCCCGCAGAGTATAGCGCGTGCGTGTTCGATGCCAAGGGCAAGACGTTTCGCGATGACTGGTATGCGGACTACAAGGCGCATCGTCCGCCGATGCCCGAGGACTTGGCCCGACAGATCGAGCCGATCCACGTCGCGGTGCGCGCGCTCGGCTGGCCGCTGTTGATGATCGAGCGCGTGGAGGCCGACGACGTGATCGGCACGCTGGCGGTGCGCGCCGCGCAGGCCGGCATGAACGTGGTGGTGTCCACGGGCGATAAGGACCTCGCGCAACTGGTGAACGAGCGCGTCACGCTAATCAATACGATGACCAACGAGCGGCTCGATCGCGACGGCGTGATCGCGAAGTTCGGCGTGCCTCCCGAGCGTATCGTCGACTATCTGACGTTGATCGGCGATACCGTCGACAACGTGCCGGGCGTGGACAAGTGCGGACCGAAGACCGCGCTCAAATGGCTCGCGCAGTATCAGACGCTGGACGGCATCATTGAGCACGCGAACGATATCAAGGGCGCGGTCGGCGACAACCTGCGTCGTGCGCTCGCGTTCCTGCCCACCGCGCGCCGACTCGTCACCGTGCATACCGAATGCGACCTGTCCCCGCAAGTGCAGTCCATCGCCACGTCGCTGCAGGCACGGGCAGAAGCCAAGGATGAATTGCGCGACATTTATTTGCGGCACGGCTTCAAGACGTGGTTGCGCGAGCTTGACAGCGAGGCCGGGCCCGATACGTTCACGGCCACGGCCGACGGTGGGGTCGCGCTCGGCCCGGGCGCGGTCGAGCCGGCGCCGGCAACCGACATCGAGCGGCAGTACGAAACCGTCAACGCATGGGAGCAGTTCGAGCGGTGGCTGGCGGTGATCGAGGCGGCGCCCCTCACGTCGTTTGACACCGAGACTACGTCGCTGGACCCGATGCGCGCGCGTATTGTCGGCGTATCGTTTGCGACCGAGCCCGGGCGCGCCGCCTATGTCCCGCTCGCGCACCGCGGGCCGGATCACCCGGTGCAACTGCCGCGCGACGAGGTGCTCGCGCGGCTCAAGCCGTGGCTGGAGAGCCCCGCGCACAAGAAGGTGGGCCAGCATCTAAAGTATGATGCACAGGTCTTGGCGAGTCATGGCATCACGCTGGCCGGCATTGAGCATGATACGCTGCTCGAATCGTATGTGCTCGAATCACACCGTCCGCACGACATGGACAATCTTGCGACGCGGCACCTCGGCGTAAAGACGATCAAGTACGAGGACGTCGCCGGCAAGGGCGCGGCGCAAATCGGCTTCGACGAGGTCTCGGTGGACGTGGCCACCGAATATTCCGCCGAGGATGCCGATATCACGTTGCGGTTGCATCAGGTGCTGTATCCGCAGATCCAGGTCGAGAAAGGGTTAGATTACGTTTATCGATCAATCGAGCTGCCGACGGCGCGCGTACTGCAGATCATCGAGCGCAACGGCGTGCTGATCGATAAGGACCGGCTCGTTGCGCAGAGCAACGAGCTTGGCATCCGGATGCTGGAGTTGCAGGCCGAGGCGTACGCACTAGCTGGCGGCGAGTTCAATTTGAATTCGCCGAAGCAGATCGGCGAGATCTTCTTCCAGCAGTTGCAGTTGCCGGTGGTCAAGAAGACCCCGTCAGGCGCGCCGTCCACCGACGAGGACGTATTGCAGAAGCTTGCCGAGGACTATCCGCTGCCGAAGGTGTTGCTCGACTACCGTGCGTTGACCAAGCTTAAGTCGACCTATACGGACAAGCTGCCGAAGATGATCAACCCGGACACCGGCCGCGTGCATACCAACTATGCCCAGGCGGTGGCCGTGACCGGGCGGCTTGCGTCTAATGATCCGAATCTGCAGAACATCCCGGTTCGCACGCCGGAAGGGCGGCGCATCCGCGAAGCGTTCATCGCACCGCCGGGCAGCAGCATCGTCTCGGCCGACTACTCGCAGATCGAGCTGCGTATCATGGCGCACATCTCGGGCGACGCGTCGCTGATGGCAGCCTTCGAGCACGGCGAAGATGTGCACCGCGCGACCGCGTCGGAAATCTTCGGCGTGACGCGGCAGGAGGTCACGAGCGAGCAGCGGCGCATCGCAAAAGTCATCAATTTCGGCTTGATCTATGGGATGAGCGCGTTTGGCCTTGCATCGAATCTGGGCATTGCGCGCGACGCGGCCAAACTCTATATCGACCGCTATTTTGCTCGTTACCCGGGGGTCGCGCGGTATATGGACGAGACGCGGATGGAGGCGAAGTCGTGCGGTTTCGTCCAGACCGTGTTTGGTCGCCGGCTGTGGCTGCCGGAGATCAACGGCGGCAATGGTCCGCGCCGTCAGGCCGCCGAGCGCGCCGCGATTAACGCGCCGATGCAAGGGACCGCGGCCGATTTGATCAAGCTGTCAATGATCACCGTGCAGGATTGGATCGAGCGCGCGCGCGTGAAGTCGCGATTGATCATGCAGGTCCACGACGAACTGGTGCTAGAGGTGCCCGACGATGAATTGGAGATCATCCGCGCCAAGGTGCC
This sequence is a window from Mycetohabitans rhizoxinica HKI 454. Protein-coding genes within it:
- the polA gene encoding DNA polymerase I; translated protein: MLENRNLEGKTLLLVDGSSYLYRAYHAMPDLRGPDGGPTGALYGLINMMRRLRRDIPAEYSACVFDAKGKTFRDDWYADYKAHRPPMPEDLARQIEPIHVAVRALGWPLLMIERVEADDVIGTLAVRAAQAGMNVVVSTGDKDLAQLVNERVTLINTMTNERLDRDGVIAKFGVPPERIVDYLTLIGDTVDNVPGVDKCGPKTALKWLAQYQTLDGIIEHANDIKGAVGDNLRRALAFLPTARRLVTVHTECDLSPQVQSIATSLQARAEAKDELRDIYLRHGFKTWLRELDSEAGPDTFTATADGGVALGPGAVEPAPATDIERQYETVNAWEQFERWLAVIEAAPLTSFDTETTSLDPMRARIVGVSFATEPGRAAYVPLAHRGPDHPVQLPRDEVLARLKPWLESPAHKKVGQHLKYDAQVLASHGITLAGIEHDTLLESYVLESHRPHDMDNLATRHLGVKTIKYEDVAGKGAAQIGFDEVSVDVATEYSAEDADITLRLHQVLYPQIQVEKGLDYVYRSIELPTARVLQIIERNGVLIDKDRLVAQSNELGIRMLELQAEAYALAGGEFNLNSPKQIGEIFFQQLQLPVVKKTPSGAPSTDEDVLQKLAEDYPLPKVLLDYRALTKLKSTYTDKLPKMINPDTGRVHTNYAQAVAVTGRLASNDPNLQNIPVRTPEGRRIREAFIAPPGSSIVSADYSQIELRIMAHISGDASLMAAFEHGEDVHRATASEIFGVTRQEVTSEQRRIAKVINFGLIYGMSAFGLASNLGIARDAAKLYIDRYFARYPGVARYMDETRMEAKSCGFVQTVFGRRLWLPEINGGNGPRRQAAERAAINAPMQGTAADLIKLSMITVQDWIERARVKSRLIMQVHDELVLEVPDDELEIIRAKVPELMCSVAQLNVPLVAELGTGANWEEAH